A genomic segment from Klebsiella africana encodes:
- the prlC gene encoding oligopeptidase A, giving the protein MTNPLLTPFSLPPFSAIKPEHVVPAVTKALEDCRAAVESAVAHGAPYSWENLCQPLAEVDDVLGRIFSPVSHLNSVKNSPELREAYEQTLPLLSEYSTWVGQHEGLYKAYRDLRDGDNYATLNTAQKKAVDNALRDFELSGIGLPPEAQKRYGEIAARLSELGNQYSNNVLDATMGWNKLVTDVADLAGMPESALAAAQAQAQAKEQEGYLLTLDIPSYLPVMTYCDNQALREEMYRAYSTRASDQGPNAGKWDNSPVMAEILALRHELAQLLGFDSYAFKSLATKMAEDPQQVLDFLTDLAKRARPQGEKELAQLRAFAKTEFGVDELQPWDIAYYSEKQKQHLYSISDEQLRPYFPENKAVNGLFEVVKRIYGITAKERTDVDVWHPEVRFFELYDENNELRGSFYLDLYAREHKRGGAWMDDCVGQMRKLDGSLQKPVAYLTCNFNRPVNGKPALFTHDEVITLFHEFGHGLHHMLTRIDTAGVSGISGVPWDAVELPSQFMENWCWEPEALAFISGHYETGEPLPQELLEKMLAAKNYQAAMFILRQLEFGLFDFRLHAEYKPEQGAKILETLAEIKKQVAVVPGPTWGRFPHAFSHIFAGGYAAGYYSYLWADVLAADAFSRFEEEGIFNRETGQSFLDNILSRGGSEEPMELFKRFRGREPQLDAMLEHYGIKG; this is encoded by the coding sequence ATGACCAATCCATTACTGACGCCTTTTTCCCTGCCGCCTTTTTCTGCGATCAAACCAGAGCACGTGGTCCCTGCGGTCACCAAAGCGCTGGAGGATTGCCGGGCCGCGGTGGAAAGCGCGGTGGCGCACGGCGCGCCGTATAGCTGGGAAAATCTTTGCCAGCCGCTGGCGGAAGTGGACGATGTGCTGGGACGCATCTTCTCGCCAGTCAGCCATCTGAATTCGGTAAAAAACAGCCCGGAACTGCGCGAAGCTTACGAACAGACCCTGCCGCTGCTCTCTGAGTACAGCACCTGGGTCGGCCAGCATGAAGGCCTGTATAAAGCCTATCGTGACCTGCGCGATGGCGATAACTACGCCACGCTGAACACCGCGCAGAAAAAAGCGGTTGATAACGCGCTGCGTGATTTTGAATTATCCGGGATTGGCCTGCCGCCGGAGGCACAGAAGCGCTACGGTGAAATCGCAGCGCGCCTCTCTGAGCTGGGTAACCAGTACAGCAACAATGTCCTCGACGCCACCATGGGCTGGAACAAGCTGGTGACCGATGTCGCCGATCTGGCCGGTATGCCGGAAAGCGCGCTGGCCGCCGCTCAGGCTCAGGCGCAGGCCAAAGAGCAGGAAGGGTATCTGCTGACCCTGGATATTCCGAGCTATCTGCCGGTGATGACCTACTGCGACAACCAGGCGCTGCGCGAAGAGATGTACCGCGCTTACTCCACCCGCGCGTCCGATCAGGGGCCGAACGCCGGGAAATGGGATAACAGCCCGGTGATGGCGGAGATCCTCGCGCTGCGCCATGAGCTGGCGCAGCTGCTGGGTTTTGACAGCTATGCCTTTAAATCCCTCGCCACCAAAATGGCGGAGGATCCACAGCAGGTGCTCGACTTCCTCACCGACCTTGCAAAACGCGCGCGTCCGCAGGGCGAAAAAGAGCTGGCTCAGCTGCGCGCCTTCGCTAAAACCGAGTTTGGCGTCGATGAACTGCAGCCGTGGGACATCGCTTACTACAGCGAAAAACAGAAACAGCATCTCTACAGCATCAGCGATGAGCAGCTGCGCCCCTATTTCCCGGAAAACAAAGCCGTTAACGGCCTGTTTGAAGTGGTTAAGCGTATTTATGGCATTACCGCCAAAGAGCGTACCGATGTCGATGTGTGGCATCCGGAAGTGCGCTTCTTCGAGCTGTATGATGAAAACAATGAGCTGCGCGGCAGCTTCTATCTCGACCTGTATGCCCGCGAGCATAAGCGCGGCGGGGCGTGGATGGACGACTGCGTCGGTCAGATGCGTAAACTGGATGGTTCCCTGCAGAAGCCGGTCGCCTACCTGACCTGTAACTTCAACCGCCCGGTCAACGGCAAGCCGGCGCTGTTCACCCATGACGAAGTGATCACCCTGTTCCACGAGTTCGGCCACGGTCTGCACCATATGCTGACCCGCATCGATACCGCCGGCGTTTCCGGCATCAGTGGGGTGCCGTGGGATGCGGTCGAGCTACCGAGCCAGTTTATGGAAAACTGGTGCTGGGAGCCGGAAGCGCTGGCCTTTATCTCCGGCCATTATGAAACCGGTGAACCGCTGCCGCAGGAGCTGCTGGAGAAAATGCTGGCGGCGAAAAACTACCAGGCGGCGATGTTTATTCTGCGCCAGCTGGAGTTCGGCCTGTTCGACTTCCGCCTGCACGCGGAGTACAAACCGGAGCAGGGGGCGAAAATCCTTGAGACGCTGGCCGAGATTAAAAAACAGGTCGCCGTGGTGCCGGGCCCGACCTGGGGCCGCTTCCCGCACGCGTTCAGCCACATCTTCGCCGGCGGCTATGCGGCAGGTTACTACAGCTACCTGTGGGCCGACGTGCTGGCGGCGGACGCCTTCTCGCGCTTCGAAGAAGAGGGGATTTTCAACCGCGAAACCGGTCAGTCGTTCCTCGACAATATCCTGAGCCGCGGCGGTTCCGAAGAGCCGATGGAGCTGTTCAAACGCTTCCGCGGGCGCGAGCCGCAGCTGGACGCGATGCTGGAGCACTACGGGATCAAAGGCTGA
- the rsmJ gene encoding 16S rRNA (guanine(1516)-N(2))-methyltransferase RsmJ, with protein MKICLLDETGAGDGALSVLAARWGLEQDDDNLMALVLTAEHLELRKRDEPKLGGIFVDFVGGAMAHRRKFGGGRGEAVAKAVGIKGDYLPDVVDATAGLGRDAFVLASVGCRVRMLERNPVVAALLDDGLARGYADAEIGGWLQERLQLIHASSLTALTDITPRPQVVYLDPMFPHKQKSALVKKEMRVFQSLVGPDLDADGLLAPARQLATKRVVVKRPDYAPPLGEVATPNAVVTKGHRFDIYAGTPE; from the coding sequence GTGAAGATCTGCTTACTTGATGAAACAGGCGCCGGTGACGGCGCCTTATCTGTTTTAGCCGCCCGCTGGGGGCTGGAGCAGGATGACGATAACCTGATGGCGCTGGTGCTGACGGCGGAGCATCTGGAGCTGCGCAAGCGCGATGAGCCCAAGCTTGGCGGCATCTTTGTCGATTTCGTCGGCGGGGCGATGGCCCACCGGCGCAAGTTTGGCGGCGGTCGTGGTGAAGCGGTGGCAAAAGCGGTGGGCATCAAAGGCGATTACCTGCCCGATGTGGTTGACGCCACCGCCGGGCTGGGACGCGATGCCTTTGTGCTGGCGTCGGTCGGCTGTCGCGTGCGGATGCTGGAGCGCAATCCGGTGGTCGCCGCGCTGCTCGATGATGGCCTGGCGCGCGGCTATGCTGACGCGGAAATCGGCGGCTGGCTGCAGGAACGGCTGCAGCTGATCCATGCCTCCAGCCTGACGGCGCTGACCGATATCACCCCGCGCCCGCAGGTGGTGTATCTCGATCCGATGTTCCCGCATAAGCAGAAAAGCGCGCTGGTGAAGAAAGAGATGCGCGTCTTTCAGTCGCTGGTGGGGCCGGATTTAGACGCCGATGGCCTGCTGGCCCCGGCGCGCCAGCTGGCAACTAAGCGGGTGGTGGTGAAGCGCCCGGATTATGCGCCGCCGCTGGGGGAAGTCGCCACGCCGAATGCGGTGGTGACCAAAGGACATCGGTTTGATATTTACGCCGGTACGCCGGAGTAA
- the dtpB gene encoding dipeptide/tripeptide permease DtpB, with the protein MNTTAPTGLLQQPRPFFMIFFVELWERFGYYGVQGILAVFFVKQLGFSQEQAFITFGAFAALVYGLISIGGYVGDHLLGTKRTLVLGAIVLAIGYFMTGMSLLKPQLIFIALGTIAVGNGLFKANPASLLSKCYPPKDARLDGAFTLFYMSINIGSLLSLSLAPVIAEKFGYAVTYNLCGAGLIIALLVYFACRGMVKDIGSEPDHRPLSLRNLALVLAGTVVMIFLCAWLMHNVMIANLVLIVLSVVVIAFFFREAFRLDKTGRNKMFVAFILMIEAVLFYILYAQMPTSLNFFAINNVHHEILGFTINPVSFQALNPFWVVVASPVLAAIYTHLGHKGKDLTMPVKFTLGMFLCALGFLTAAAAGMWFADAQGLTSPWFIVLVYLFQSLGELLISALGLAMVAALVPQHLMGFILGMWFLTQAAAFLLGGYVATFTAVPENITDPLQTLPVYTNVFSKIGLVTLGVTVVMALMVPWLNRMINTPASAE; encoded by the coding sequence ATGAATACAACTGCACCTACGGGCTTGCTGCAGCAACCTCGTCCGTTCTTCATGATCTTCTTTGTGGAGCTCTGGGAACGTTTTGGCTATTACGGCGTTCAGGGGATCCTGGCGGTCTTCTTTGTTAAACAGCTGGGCTTCTCTCAGGAACAGGCCTTTATCACCTTCGGCGCCTTCGCAGCGCTGGTTTACGGGCTGATCTCCATCGGCGGCTACGTTGGCGACCATCTGCTGGGGACCAAACGCACGCTGGTGCTCGGCGCGATTGTGCTGGCTATCGGCTACTTTATGACCGGGATGTCGCTGCTGAAACCGCAATTGATCTTTATCGCTCTCGGCACCATCGCCGTCGGCAACGGTTTGTTTAAAGCCAATCCGGCGAGCCTGCTCTCCAAATGCTATCCGCCGAAGGATGCCCGTCTCGACGGGGCATTTACCCTGTTCTATATGTCGATAAACATCGGTTCACTGCTGTCGCTCTCGCTGGCGCCGGTGATCGCCGAAAAGTTTGGCTACGCGGTAACCTATAACCTGTGCGGCGCGGGGCTGATTATCGCGCTGCTGGTCTACTTCGCCTGTCGCGGGATGGTGAAAGATATTGGTTCTGAGCCGGATCATCGCCCCCTCAGCCTGCGCAATCTGGCGCTGGTGCTGGCCGGGACGGTGGTAATGATTTTTCTCTGCGCCTGGCTGATGCATAACGTGATGATTGCCAACCTGGTGCTGATTGTCCTGTCGGTCGTGGTTATTGCGTTCTTTTTCCGTGAGGCGTTTCGCCTCGATAAAACCGGACGCAACAAAATGTTCGTCGCCTTTATCCTGATGATCGAGGCGGTACTGTTCTACATTCTGTATGCCCAGATGCCGACCTCGCTGAACTTCTTCGCCATCAACAACGTCCATCATGAGATCCTTGGCTTTACCATCAACCCGGTCAGCTTCCAGGCGCTGAATCCCTTCTGGGTAGTGGTCGCCAGCCCGGTGCTGGCGGCGATCTACACCCATCTCGGCCACAAAGGCAAAGACCTGACCATGCCGGTGAAATTTACCCTCGGGATGTTCCTCTGCGCGCTGGGCTTTCTCACCGCCGCGGCCGCCGGGATGTGGTTCGCCGACGCCCAGGGGTTAACCTCGCCGTGGTTTATTGTGCTGGTTTATCTGTTCCAGAGTCTGGGCGAACTGTTGATCAGCGCCCTGGGGCTGGCGATGGTCGCTGCGCTGGTGCCGCAGCATCTGATGGGCTTTATTCTGGGGATGTGGTTCCTGACCCAGGCCGCCGCGTTCCTGCTGGGCGGCTACGTAGCAACCTTCACCGCGGTGCCGGAAAACATCACCGACCCGCTGCAGACCTTGCCGGTCTATACCAATGTGTTCAGTAAAATTGGCCTGGTGACGCTGGGCGTCACGGTGGTGATGGCGCTGATGGTGCCGTGGCTGAACCGGATGATTAATACCCCGGCCAGCGCCGAGTAA
- the uspA gene encoding universal stress protein UspA: MAYKHILIAVDLSPESKVLVEKAVSMARPYNAKVSLIHVDVNYSDLYTGLIDVNLGDMQKRISEETHHALTELSTNAGYPITETLSGSGDLGQVLVDAIKKYDMDLVVCGHHQDFWSKLMSSARQLINTVHVDMLIVPLRDEEDE; this comes from the coding sequence ATGGCTTACAAACATATTCTTATTGCAGTAGACCTGTCCCCGGAGAGTAAAGTACTGGTTGAAAAAGCCGTTTCTATGGCCCGTCCATATAACGCGAAAGTCTCCCTGATCCACGTGGATGTGAACTACTCCGACCTCTATACCGGGCTGATTGACGTGAACCTCGGCGATATGCAAAAACGCATCTCCGAAGAGACCCATCACGCGCTGACCGAGCTCTCAACCAACGCGGGCTACCCGATCACCGAGACCCTGAGCGGCAGCGGCGACCTCGGCCAGGTGCTGGTCGATGCGATTAAAAAATACGATATGGACCTGGTGGTCTGCGGCCACCATCAGGACTTCTGGAGCAAGCTGATGTCCTCTGCCCGCCAGCTGATCAACACCGTTCATGTCGACATGCTGATCGTTCCGCTGCGTGACGAAGAAGACGAATAA